Within the Drosophila miranda strain MSH22 chromosome Y unlocalized genomic scaffold, D.miranda_PacBio2.1 Contig_Y2_pilon, whole genome shotgun sequence genome, the region ggcactattggcacaggcacaaccgaagtgttttgggagaaaaatggaattgatccgcgtgttcaccgtcgctgtcggcttaagcggcatagacgagctttaacgggacccttccatggaattcggtctcgagagacgaaaaagaacattcgagcaattaaagctccctattcgaagtagctgtttttaaagccttggtgttcgaactaatcaagttggcgcgtgatttgaatctgctttatatctgggaaattattagggaatttaacctgggtttgcttcactggccactacactctCCACCACCAGATTATGTCCCGGAGTGATCGACAGGGATcgtaatcgaaaagaaaagaaggacaGTGAATTAGTGGGTTTGAATATCCTTTACGTGGTATACTcccattttctttcctttctcgTTCGATAATTCGTAATAAACAGGACTTAGCTTTTTCTTTACTGTTGCTGTCACAAACACCTGCGCTAATTTATGGCTGAATTGTTTAGACGCGTTGCCTTGGGAGAAATTGCGAACGTAAACCTGATCAAAATCATGTTTTGCCCAAGATGTTGGTTCAAATCCGAGAGTATGTGAATAATTGTGTCATTTGTAAACAGACCAAAAGTCCCAATATAGTATTACGACCACCATTGGGAAAGCCAATGCAATCAGAGAGACCGTTTCAACGACTCTACATGGATCTGTTAGGTCCATACCCTCGTTCAAAGGCAGGGAATATCGGATTATTAATAATCGTGGATCATTGTACAAAATTCCATTTCCTCTGTCCATTGAAACGATTCACTTCCGGAAAGATTTGCGAGTACTtagaaaattccattttctttacgtttggagtgccggaatcCATCTTAACGGACAATGGTTCTCAATTTCGATCAGGATTCTTTGAGGCTTTTCTAActcgattttcaattaaacataTTTGTACCGCTTTTTATTCGCCTCAAGCGAATGCAAGCGAGCGCTTAAACCGATCGGTTTTGGTGGCGATCCGTGCGTACGTGGGGAAAGATCACACTACCTCGGATCAACGACTGAATGAGATTAACGGTGCTATTCGATCCAGTCTACATACAACCACCGGATATTCTCCTTACTTCCttacgttaggggccatgccaacatcgttctacgcattgccgaaggtaggAAGGGGATAAGAGGCactagtgatctcctacacctaggatcactaaattaaatacgcgactaccggattccttcttgccatctatgccgaccggggattgattacaatttttttgttttgatcaaagtagattctgtgtcagtgcacttaaatttttataatatggcgagaacaaggaagtatagggataggaaagaccccgaccccatccggcgagctgagcccagagcgcagtatagtgcactaaccccgagtccctttcctgctgaggctgcattgccaacaagatttaaccagcccgtagccgtaacattataaaatggcgcccaacgtggggcccgaagaCGTAACACAataaaatggcgcccaacgtggggccgaagACGAAACGACGTGTTATAATCGGAAAAGTGTAGAAAAGATACGATTATTTCCAGATGAGGATAATTCCGAACGGTTGGAGTAACCTTCGTGCTTCACGGTTAAGCTCTGGTAATACATCCATTAGCCTGTTAATTAGAAAATTCGGTATATCGTGTAGACGTGTAGTcagcttttggaatggagaTTTCAATTCGACTGAGTAGGGATTGGTCTACCAAGAAATGAGGGCGTGAACTGTATAGATGtctgaagaaaatattttagtaGAATAAAGATGTTAGTGCCGTGTATCTGAGCTGTGGAATTTGCGATTGCAATTCAGGATTTTGTATTGATCGACCCAACCAGACGCACGACCACTTTCAACTTTATAGAAACATGACTTGTTCGGTACTTGGAATGGCGGGTCTTAGAGAAACTTTGAGTTCCCGACGAGTATCAGACATAGTCTAATAGGGACCTTTAATATccatttaattcaataatCATAGAGGCAGAAGAGAGGAGTTACACAtcgaaaatattttgctgattgaaaaaaaaaaaattaagacGAAATATAACCAGTAAAGATAATAGCTTTGAAACTGCATTTAATCAGCATGGCTATTGTCGCATTTGCCACGATAAACTTGAGAAAGATCAATTGTTTGCCACGACACCGTGTCAACATCAATTTCACCATCCCTGTTTGACCGATTGGCTTAAGAGTTCACCGAGTTGTCCAACCTGTCGCGGACTATGCACTAAAGAATTGTTAGTTCGGGGAAATGTTGATTTGGCGACGGAATTAAATAACGCGGACCTTGCAGAGGTAGGAGATTCGAACACCTTGAGGAGCCTGAACCAATAATATCAGCGATCATGCGTAATAAGATGTCCTGCTGGAATTGTGATAAGATAGGGCATAGATGGGATGATTGTGTGGAACCTAGAAGCATATTTTGTTACGGTTGTGGCCCAAGAATGTTTACAAGCCACGTTGCTCTAAGTGCCATCCTTCGGAAAACCGGCTGCGGGATGTGTCAACGAACCCCCTGTAGGCACATCCGTACCAAAACATAGAGAAAGCATCAGTCAGACTATAGATGAGGGTTTAGCTAAAACCGCTATGGATTCAGGATTTTTATCGGATAAACGACCAACTAGATATTTACCCTTACATGTAAGACTGTCAAATTACAAGAAAGCTAGAAATAGGATATTTGGCGATCTTTGTACCATATCAACTACGACCAAATCTAAAAGatctacccttcgattacaAAAATTTTGGAAAACAGTTGTTGGCACTCGACAATGCTTAATTGCTTCCATATTCAGTACGGGAGATAACCGTCTGTACACACCCATCACGATTGAAGACAAGGTTTACAACGCCTTGTTAGATTCTTGAGCGTCGGTTAGTTGCGTTGGCAACAATTCCGCCCGTGCTCTCCTTAACCATCCGAAATCACGTAAGTGTTCGGGAAGGGTTAAAACAGCCAGCGGAACCAAATGCTCGGTTGAGGGCATTTTCACAGCGACTATTACATATCGTAGTCTCACGGAAAGTATAGATTTTTTCATCATACCAAACTTAACCCAAGAGGTTTACTTAGGAATTGACTTTTTTAGGAAATTTAAACTTGCTGATCGACTCATGAGCGAAAGTGTCTCTGAGTTAGATATAGGTCCCACGGAGGATGAGGAAAGCTCACCCAAGTTACACAAACTTTCTAGTAAAGAGCAGGAGAGACTGCAAGGTGTCGTCGAAATTTTTCCTTCGTACGGACGAGACGGATTGGGCAGAACCAGCATTATTTCGCACTCGATCGACGTAGGTGATGCTAAGGCGATTAAACAGAGACACTGGCCAATCTCCCCTGCGCGCGAAAAACTTATGTTTGCTGAGGTAGATAACATGTTAGCTCTCGATATCATAGAACCTTCTTGCAGTCCTTGGAGTAGTAATTGTGTTCTTGTTCAAAAAGGTGATAAGGTTCGGTTGTGTTTAGACTCTCGCGAGATCAATAAATACACGAGGAAGGATGCTTACCCCTTACCACATATTGACGGGATCTTAAGCCGCTTACCTCCAGCGCGGTATATAACTGGTCTTGATATGAAACATGCTTTCTGGCAAATACCATTGGACGAGCCATCCCGACCGTATACTGCGTTTaccgttccgaatcgtccacTGTACCAATATAAGGTCATGCCATTTGGTCTGACAAATGCACCTCAGACCTTATGCCGCTTAATGGACCATGTCATACCCCCACATTTACGGAATCGAGTTTTTGTATATCTCGATGACTTGCTTGTTCTATCGGATGACTTTGATTCGCACTTGATTCTTTTGCAAGAAATCGCACTATGCTTAAGAAAAGCGAATATCACTATCAACGTTCGAAAATCTAAGTTCTGCATGAGAGAGATTAAATATCTCGGTTTCATAATTTCGGATGGTCAGATCAAGACTGATTCATTTAAGATTCAGGCAATCAACGACTTCCCAATTCCAACAACGGTAAAACAGTTACGACGGTTTCTCGGTTTATCCGGATGGTATCGACGTTTCGTCGAGAATTATGCCTCCGTGAGCTATCCATTGACCGAGATGCTTAAGAAACAGAATACTTCCTTAATATGGAATGAAACCGCAACCAATGCTTTTGAAGAATTGAAACGAAGATTAACATCAGCTCCAATCCTCAGAACTCCTGATTTTTCTAAGAAATTCATCTTATTGTGTGATGCTAGTTCTTTTGGTCTCGGGTGCGTCCTAGCTCAAGAGAATGAAGAAGGCTTCGAAATGCCAATTGGATATATGTCGGTTAAGTTATCCAAAGCTCAACGGAATTATTCCGTTACAGAACTAGAATGTCTAGCAGTTATTAAGGGAATTAAGAAATTTCGAGCTTACAtagaaggccaggaattcttagTAATAACCAACCATGCAGCATTGCAGTGGTTGATGCGACAAAAGGATTTGTCTGGAAGGCTCTCGCGATGGGCTATACAGTTACAGGGTTTTGATTTTCGCATTGAACACCGGAAGGGTTCACAAAATGTTATTGCTGACACTCTGTCAAGGCAAAATGAATCGTCAGTAGATGAGTTTATAGATCTAGGGCCGATCATCGATTTAGAGTCCGAGCATTTCACTCTGTTGGAATATCTTGATTTAATTGAACGCATTCAGCAGAACCAAGAGAAACTTCCAGATTTAAAAATAACAGATGGCTATGTATACAAACGCACCGAAGCTTCGGTTGgagattctgaatctgaccaccaGTCGTGGAAATTATGGGTACCCTCTGGCCTAGTCAGTAGTGTTATCAAACAAGCCCATGATTCTCCTAGCGCATCACATGGCGGGATGggtaaaaccgttgaaaaacttaagagaTACCTGTTCTGGCCCAAGATGTTGGTTCAAATCCGAGAGTATGTGAATAATTGTGTCATTTGTAAACAGACCAAAAGTCCCAATATAGTATTACGACCACCATTGGGAAAGCCAATGCAATCAGAGAGACCGTTTCAACGACTCTACATGGATCTGTTAGGTCCATACCCTCGTTCAAAGGCAGGGAATATCGGATTATTAATAATCGTGGATCATTGTACAAAATTCCATTTCCTCTGTCCATTGAAACGATTCACTTCCGGAAAGATTTGCGAGTACTtagaaaattccattttctttacgtttggagtgccggaatcCATCTTAACGGACAATGGTTCTCAATTTCGATCAGGATTCTTTGAGGCTTTTCTAActcgattttcaattaaacataTTTGTACCGCTTTTTATTCGCCTCAAGCGAATGCAAGCGAGCGCGGGGGGAAAGATCACACTACCTGGGATCAATGAGATGAATGAGATTAACGGTGCTATTCGATCCAGTCTACATACAACCACCGGATATTCTCCTTACTTCCttacgttaggggccatgccaacatcgttccacgcattgccgaaggtagggagggtatagaggaactagtgatctcctacacctaggatcactaaattaaatacgcgactaccggattccatcttgccatctatgccgaccggggattgattacatttgattttttttgttttgatcaaagtagattctgtgtcagtgcacttaaatttttataatatggcgagaacaaggaagtatagcgataggaaagaccccgaccccatccggcgagctgagcccagagcgcagtatagtgcactaaccccgattccctttcctgctgaggctgcattgccaacaagatttaaccagcccgtagccgtaacattataCATTCTGATGGTGGGACCTACCATTCAAGAGGAATTATACTCGACACTGCTCCGTTTCCGTCTGCACAGGTTTGCCCTGACTGCTGATGTTaaaaagatgtatcgccaagaCCCTTCTGAATCCTTGAGATTATACAAGCTCAACACTGTAACctatgggactggaccagccccattctTAGCTATCCGGTGTTTGAAaaggttgagtgagtctgcgAAGCTCTCATTCCCTAGAGCTGCTAACGTTATTGGGTCCGACTTTTACGTCGATGACttgttgactggtgctgcaTGCGTAGAGGAGCTACGGGCAATTAAGTCCGAAGTGTCTCAGGTTCTTCAGACCGCAGGGTTTGAGTTGACTAAGTGGTTTTCAAACTCACCCGAGATCACCGCATCTGAGAGCACAGCCAAACCCATAACAATCTCGGATTCAGAGTCGACAAAGGCGTTAGGAATCTCATGGTTACCTACTGACGATGCctttaagttcaaaattgacaattcagttatgggtctccgagcgacaaaacggaacatactatcggtgacatcaaagttgtttgacccccttggtttattAAGTCCTATCGTTATAAAAGGCAAGATCCTattgcaggagctttggcttaacaaactagattgggatgagtcgaTCCCGCTGCATTTGGAAACAGCGTGGAATAAGTTGAAAAATACACTATCTCAATTGGAAGACATATCCATATCTCGGTTTGTGTATTCCGATCCGATGTCACCGGTTCAAATACATACCTTTGCTGACGCCTCCATGAGAGCGAATGGAGCGTGCGTCTATATACGTAGCagaactgcagaaggtttaAAAATATCATTGTTGACTTCGAAATCCAAAGTAGCGCCGCTCAAGACcaaaacgctcccaaggcttgagttatgtgccgctcaccttctcgCAGATCTCTGTCACAGAATCAAGCCCCTATTAAACATGCCCATTGAACGAGTCGTTTATTGGTCGGATTCAGAGGTAGCTCTCCATTGGATCCGGTCTCATCCATTGTCGTTGTCGACTTTCGTTTCAAATAGAGTGGctgagattcaagagtggtcagaTGATGCCACGTGGCGGCATGTACCCAcgaaacagaacccagcagataTTGTCTCAAGAGGTTGTGAGGTCGACGAAATCGTTCAGTCAATTTGGTTCGAAGGACCATCATTTCTGAAAGAGGAAGGAGAATACTGGCCCAAGAACGCTCATTTCGAACACTCCGATGATCTTCAGCTGGAAAAGAGGAAGACTGCGGTCGGGTTGACCGCGGCTGTGCGAAGTTCGGAGCTGTTAGATGTCATCGAGGGATtctcgtcacacctcaaactgcttAGAGTGGTCGTGTATGTGTTCCGCTTTACAAGAAAAGCCTAAATTTCGAAAAAACTATCTCACCGACCTAATAATACAATGAAGCTTTTTATAAAATTGTCGAAATCATCCAGCATCACGAGTATCAAGGAGAAATTGAAAAGGTTAGGAAAGGATCTACAATTGGTCCTAGTCTTCAGCGGTTGAACCCATTCATCCATGAAGACACAGGGACTTGGTGCAacttttcgttgttgcgagtgGGGGGGCGACTAGCCAAAGCTCCTATATCATACGATGCCAAGTTTCCTCTGCTTTTGACTAAGCGCTCGCAATTCGTGCGAAGCTATATTCGTCATCTGCACCATTCGAATTTTCATgtcggcccacgagcacttgTGAGCATCCTTCGACAGAGCGTGTGGATAGTGAACGCTCAGGAGGTCAGGTGCAAGCCTCCATTGCTGACGCAACTCATGGGGAATTTACCCGCAGATCGactccgtgctctccgcccattttcaatttgcggcgttgatttttgtggacCAGTGCACACGACATTGAAAATTCGCGGAAGGCCCCCATACAAGTCATACATTgcgctttttgtttgttttgcgtccaaggcggttcacCTAGAAATAGTTTCCGATCTAACCActgattgttttttgttggcttttcaAAGGTTCGTCGGGCGCCGAGGATATCCCCAAGTCGTTCATTGCGACAAAGGGACGAACTTCGTCGGAGCGAGCCGCCATCTCAGCGCTCTGCGGATCAGGCTCAAGGAGCAAGGAGACGCAATTCGCGACTTCGCGTCAAAGAACGAATGCGAATTTGCGTTCATACCGCCGCGAGCTCCTCACATGGGAGGGCTATGGGAGGCAGGTGTAAAAACTGCCAAGagcctactcctacgggcggTAGGCAGCGCGCTCCTAACCGCCGAAGAGCTCGCCACAGTCCTCGTCGGCATCGAGGCCATAATGAACTCGAGGCCGCTGGGAGCCATCAGCCAAGATCCAAGCGACGGCGAGGCCCTAACacccgggcacctgctgacaggcgggtCGCTCATCGCCCCCCAGCACTGCGGACTCCGGACCAGGAGAGTCTCAGTTGCTTGCGGCGATGGCAACTTGTCTCGTCAGTCAGGCAAGCGTTttggcagcgatggtcccgCGAATATGTCCTGGGGCTGCAAATTCGGGGCAAatggcaccagcagcaaccgAACCTCGAGGAAGGAGACCTCGTCATCGTGGCCGAGGACAATCTGCCGCCTCAGGAGTGGCTCGTGGGGAGGGTCATCGCCACGCATGCAGGAGAGGACGGCATGGTCAGGGTCGTCGAAATAAGGACTAGCACTGGAGCGGTTTTTCGGCGGCCCATACACAAATTAGCGCCGCTCCCAATGTGTTGAAGCCGATGCAGGcgttcaacggggccggtgttgcgtgaccttccatccatggccacaattattagttattgatctgaattatgaagtctagtgtaagttaggctagggcaaggcgggagcgcaataaaagctcgctctctcgctcttggcgaattcgccccgctttgccaccgtaggttagctagagtaagagatttgaattgtgaagaaaatatagttgttcgccaaccttgaattagatcgagcgtatcaagtttttcgccccgccaaataaataatttaaattacagccacccaaagttttcggtaattgattagaaaaacTCTTCTAATTTTTCACAAACAATAGACGTTTTAAAGTGGCTTCTTAAATTTTCCGACTTAAATCCAATCGAAAACTTGTGGGCAGATTTACGAAACAAAATAAGCTaagttttcattttcaaatAAGCAAAAATTATGCGAGGGCATCCAAAAATTGTGGTATGAGACACCTGCCAGACGCTTATTAAAAGTACGccaaaaataattataaagGTGACAAAAAATAAAGGTGGATACATCGGATACTAACTATCAAATCCCATTtaggcaacaaaaaaataataataaccaGTAAACAAACTTTTTTCATAACAATACTTTAAGTGTACCTATTATTTTGAGCAGCATGATATTGACTGTGAAATACAAATGATTGAAAGCAGATACTTAAGGAATAATTGAGAACTAATTTTAAGTTTAATATATTGCATAAAACCGTTTTCTGTTATGTTAAAGTTTACGTAGATGTGTGTACCTATTATTATGATGATCAAGTATGTATATCTCCATTAATTTGTGTTCTCTTACCATTCAACCCTCTATACGGACATCTAGAAACCCAGTTTTCCAACCCATGTTTTTCTATAGGATGTAAATTTCAGAAACTTCACACATTTGTTTTCCCAATTCAATGTTTATAAAATATcctataagtatttatttaacttgACCAGTTAATAACATAGCAGAAATTGTTTCCCAATTCAATGTTAATAAAATATcttataagtatttatttaacatgATCACGTAATAACATAGCAATATGATGCACACTTACATTCAACATGCTGCCAAGCTGCACATGCTTAAgcacatgctgctgcagcatgTTGCGAATTTGGTAATTCAGTATAAAATGCGAGCGTCCCTTATCcttactacttggtggcgccacctatcggtgataatgtgaactatcttcgatctcaatcctcCTTCTCAACCATataaaatcctctcaaatcgatccttcgctcatttatattctctctcctccctcttactgtcaatgaacctgtttttacgattggtcaCGTattgcgattcaaacaaccctcaaacaggtaggtcatccctttgcaatgaatctattgtgatagtttagaggtattttttaagtgtttcctgaaaaacggtttcgatgcccttgaacctttctactttctctataatttatattccccctttgtgtacctaacactgtcccatagcaaagtgcctatataataactactgATTAGTTCAACGCTCGCCCAGAAGAGTGCTCAGTATTGGCTGGTTGTTTCCTCCTCTTATATTATCGTCTGATATTCCCCCCCAAGTTTGTGCTCTGGTTCATTCTAAACAAATGCTGTGGGTCCAATCCTCCCCAGCGTTCTCAGGACCAACGTCGCCGTCGCCCACGGCGTCGCGTTGTCATTATTGGTACGTACATATTTGTAGACGGAGACTCGTACGTATGAGTGCGTCCCGATTGCTCCCCATAAATCAATAAAACCCTGAAGTGTTACTTGATAAGCCGCCCAGTTGCGATTAGTTCTCTTGTTGTTGAATCGCCTTGCAGACATTGCGAATCAGGATGGAGTTAGTCTTTTggcgagtttgtttcaaaatggATGCGGGTCCTGTGATAGCGTTTTTCCTACTCTTAACCATCGGTTTTCTGGCCTATGCCGTGCTGCAGGTGACACTACACTGCTCCTCCTCCCGTTTTCGATCCCGTTCATTCTCTTGATAACTGATCCATTAGTTTGACTTTAAGTGCTTCGTCATATGTATCGCAAAGAGATGTTTTCTCGCTCGGGGCAACACTTCCAACGATTCGAACCGAATCGATGAGATGGCTATGTCCTCTACGCCGTGTAAGTTGCTTCAGGAGTGGCTCTATGCAGACATTTTATATGTAATTTATGACCCACGCGGGGTTATATATGGTCGGAGTTTTATCGTATACGTGCGGGGTGCACAAAACATGGCGCACAATCTAATCGGGTGATTATCAATGGCCGTGCCAAGCTAGAACCTAGAAACCCTATGGGCGTTGAAGTAGGCAACGACTTCGCAGCGGAAACTGCTCGAACTGCTCCCAATACGAGCATGTACGCTCCCGTAATGGATTGGGGCGATTCTGACTTTGGAATCCATGTGGTCATCTACATAGCTCTTGTTGTCTTTTTCTTCTGCCTCCTACCGATCGCCTGCTACTATGTGCGCATCAAGAGTCGAACGCTGGCCAAGATCTGCCCaccacgacgacgacggcagcaacagcagcagcaacgacagAGGCATCTACGATATGACATATTTGCAATAAGCCAACTGATATGCGTAATTATCCATTGAGCTTGaggctcgctcgctcgctcgctcgctcggtCGGAGGGAGCGACAAGTAACAATGGGCCCATAATTGATTTATTTTGTTACgatttgatttgatagttGGCAAAGCGCATGCACGACTCCGTGGCGCAGAACCGACAACGACTGCGCCAGCTTGGTACCCGCTCGCTAATCGTGTGGATAGATATAGACTGTGTTGCTAATTGGTATTGCCTCATTTCTTCCAGATCGCCAGGGGGGTGCGCTGAACACTTCGGAGGATCGGCCGCACGACCGGTATGGCGATATATTCTTCATCGAGCCAAGCAGCGAGGAGTCGGCCCGCATTCGCAGCCAGCTGGAGAAGGACGACAAGGAGCTGCCCAGCTATGACGAGGTGATGCGCATGTGTAATCTGACAACGCCAACGGCAGCCGCCGCGGCACCTCACTCGCCCTTGGCTGTTCCCAGCCCCATTGGGATAGCGGCTTTGCCAGCTCCGCCATATTCGGAGTCAGATCCGTATGTCGGGGCTGCGGAGGCGGGGGCGGGGTCGGCGATATCACCCACAGTCATCACGATGGAGCCGGAACCGTCGACATCGCGTGCCGCACGGACCCCAACAACCACCAATGTTGGCCGCGGTGCCCCTCTGACCCTGCCGAACACGGCATCCAATACGGAAGTTTGATTGGGTGATTGGGTACTGCTGCATTTCCCGAGCCACTCTGGGCCGCACAGATGTCAATTTGTGTGTGCTTTTCATTTCAGAAATGAACATGTGTGATTTTATTAGGTGCATCCTAAGTACATATTTAAGCGCTATAGTTTAAGTTTGGCTAATTGTAAATATGTATTAATACAATCTAGGctgaaataaatattttaagaGATAAACATATTAAGCACTTTAAGTCATGTCGTATAACAACGCACTTAATCACCTCTCTAATCTGAAAGACGTCATTATATCTAGTCTACTGTCTTACGGGGATCAGTTCAAGAGCTGCGACATGTGACACTATTTGTGACAATTTAGAACGACCTGAACGGAATTTTAATGACGCTGTTCTGTCACTAgttgttacacttggcttgtttcccagagggcaatgccggctagctgtcgactccagggctgggtagttccccttgcccgccaaatgtagacaaaaaaggagacatactacttctcgggacatcaaaactaacaacaacctaacaacaacaaagaaaatcataaacagacggctatcaagtgggtgaagcttgggtgttatcacttcgcgcgccagccctacctgtgaccaaacacaacgttcattttggctacgccacgcgtcctccctctattttaaatttaatgcatcatgcttcaatatCTATCGaagctttaataatcgtaaattgacaatttcatctttctcattaataaatagctatactcaaaattatcactaaccactaagaaacaccaaaacgttcgacacaaaggcaaacaaggaaataactgctgaaatttcgttcaaccaacagggataccctcacccatacgtaatggaatatgtgtagttgactggatccagttttacgggagttaatttaactcgggcccctacggagacttaacctaccaagagctcttgttaagggtccccgggacataaacaataaacaatatttttttcacaaatcgctcgaccaaatacggtggactgatgggacccccgcgtcacccactaagggttaatcttctggcactgaacagctgatcgcagatttaggttcgtgaaaggtgttggtgtttttacatattttttttcaatgtaagttaaacggtttaagctaatactaattactaaataaaggacaacacacggaacaaaataacatttaatgtggaacggtgtttggagtgcggattatgttttttttctttaaagtcaaacgacgtgggcgatcgctggccgtggccggtcagccctaaatttatataggtccgagtatacgtgtgcgcgtgtgtgtgtgtgtgaatagggtttcggggttgttacctggtgaatgagaccaaacgtgtggcacgcactggaaggcgatgcaacgatcgtgcggtgtggctagaatcgccctggcagctaaatcgttctctttcaccctcccccttcacacgtcccgcgctacttggctcacacacgcgcaactggaacgaactcactcaggttccgttgggcagtcttcttctctgcagtcgactttctcgaactccagtgtccctctccaggaaaccttctggcccggttctggtggctatattacTTGCCGGCTGtttgtaaaattttctgcattacaacctattttatcgcccgccttttctgtactcacttcaaactttctgttttaagcacaaaatttccaattt harbors:
- the LOC117185843 gene encoding uncharacterized protein LOC117185843 isoform X2, whose protein sequence is MYTEFWFCSILFSIVFWLVGRECYLFVKLKVEEWNIQVYERILREEMMLRLSIEDRQGGALNTSEDRPHDRYGDIFFIEPSSEESARIRSQLEKDDKELPSYDEVMRMCNLTTPTAAAAAPHSPLAVPSPIGIAALPAPPYSESDPYVGAAEAGAGSAISPTVITMEPEPSTSRAARTPTTTNVGRGAPLTLPNTASNTEV
- the LOC117185843 gene encoding uncharacterized protein LOC117185843 isoform X4; its protein translation is MHDSVAQNRQRLRQLDRQGGALNTSEDRPHDRYGDIFFIEPSSEESARIRSQLEKDDKELPSYDEVMRMCNLTTPTAAAAAPHSPLAVPSPIGIAALPAPPYSESDPYVGAAEAGAGSAISPTVITMEPEPSTSRAARTPTTTNVGRGAPLTLPNTASNTEV
- the LOC117185843 gene encoding uncharacterized protein LOC117185843 isoform X3, which encodes MSVALYTCLLFLGLGISIFIKIVLMATRSVRGRDRQGGALNTSEDRPHDRYGDIFFIEPSSEESARIRSQLEKDDKELPSYDEVMRMCNLTTPTAAAAAPHSPLAVPSPIGIAALPAPPYSESDPYVGAAEAGAGSAISPTVITMEPEPSTSRAARTPTTTNVGRGAPLTLPNTASNTEV
- the LOC117192523 gene encoding uncharacterized protein LOC117192523, with translation MVVSSGAESFFELLAVGQIKQGPDFPTLQKTLLGWVVSGKYVSRSSAPQITNSLSCSEELLVSIDRTLKKFWSLEEMPSTKKIATLEHKLCEEHYRKTTQVLSSGRFEVRLPFKSDPNCLGNSFEVAKRRFLSLERRLHRDPELKKMYLEFMEEYLSLGHMSPTDNTILSTPHYVIPHQCVLRPQSTSTKLRVVFDASSKTSSQVALNDILMVGPTIQEELYSTLLRFRLHRFALTADVKKMYRQDPSESLRLYKLNTVTYGTGPAPFLAIRCLKRLSESAKLSFPRAANVIGSDFYVDDLLTGAACVEELRAIKSEVSQVLQTAGFELTKWFSNSPEITASESTAKPITISDSESTKALGISWLPTDDAFKFKIDNSVMGLRATKRNILSVTSKLFDPLGLLSPIVIKGKILLQELWLNKLDWDESIPLHLETAWNKLKNTLSQLEDISISRFVYSDPMSPVQIHTFADASMRANGACVYIRSRTAEGLKISLLTSKSKVAPLKTKTLPRLELCAAHLLADLCHRIKPLLNMPIERVVYWSDSEVALHWIRSHPLSLSTFVSNRVAEIQEWSDDATWRHVPTKQNPADIVSRGCEVDEIVQSIWFEGPSFLKEEGEYWPKNAHFEHSDDLQLEKRKTAVGLTAAVRSSELLDVIEGFSSHLKLLRVVVYVFRFTRKA
- the LOC117185843 gene encoding uncharacterized protein LOC117185843 isoform X1, with the translated sequence MELVFWRVCFKMDAGPVIAFFLLLTIGFLAYAVLQCFVICIAKRCFLARGNTSNDSNRIDEMAMSSTPYRQGGALNTSEDRPHDRYGDIFFIEPSSEESARIRSQLEKDDKELPSYDEVMRMCNLTTPTAAAAAPHSPLAVPSPIGIAALPAPPYSESDPYVGAAEAGAGSAISPTVITMEPEPSTSRAARTPTTTNVGRGAPLTLPNTASNTEV